In the genome of Shewanella denitrificans OS217, the window TTTACCCTGTTCTGAACTCAGGGTAAGAAACAACACGCACATCACTGGGGTTACGATAGCAGGCTTATCTTGGATAAAGGATTGAGACTCTAAGGCTAAGCACTGCCTAAGCTCCCCTGCTCCTGCACTATCCAAACGAATATCCCAGCGCCATTGAGTCAAGCGATAGCCTTGGTAGGCAAATACACTCAAGATAATCAGCCCAGTTAAGACTCTAATCCCTAGGTAAATGACATTATCAATGCTGGGCCAAAACCAAAGGCTAGTGAAACAGAGGCAACCAAAGCCAAACAAAAAACCTTGTTGTATTCTGGAGCTTTTGAGGGAAAATGAATAGTGCATCTGTTATGAACAGCTATTTCTATCTATGCACAGTTTCACACTGCAAGTCATGGCCCAGTTCATAGTACCGTTCTTCATAGTACTGGTCATAGTGCCGTTCATGGCGCCGCACGTCCACGGACCTTGATAACCATCCTAGCCAAATCACTATCAGGACACTGCTCATGCCCCATAAACCAAGCAAACAACTCAGGATCTTCACAGGTTAACAAACGAATAAAATCCAATTTATCTTGATCGCTTAAGTCCTGATATTGGGCTTCCACAAAAGGTTGAAACAGCACATCGAGTTCTAACATGCCACGGCGACAAGCCCAGCGCACTCTGGCGATATTCATAAGTTCCAATGCAACTCTCCTAAGAAAAAAACCGGCCGACACTTGATGTCAGCCGAATATAAACCATTTAAACGCCATTAACGATTAACATGCCATTAGATTTGTTGATGAAGCGTTGCAACTCCACTAAAGACATCGCTAAAATCTGTGGTTAATAAGCGTTTCACGCCAGCATGCTGGATCATGCGCTCGGCAAATATTAGATGATATTCTTCTTTAATATCTGCAGCTTCCCCAAGCAATACCATGCCTTGTGAAAGTATATCATGACGATAAATTGATGGCGCAACAAATATGCCTTTGTTGAAAAAGCCAAAGGCCTTCATCATGGCGGCATCATCAAACTCCCCAGCAATGCGTACCGTTAAGCTTTGCTCGGCAAACCATCGATGCAACTGCTGCCCTACAGAAGTATTTTTACTGGGCAGCAACAGGCCTTGTTCCTCAAGACAGGCGGGAAACGCAGTGTTTAACTCACTGGCCGAATAAAAGCTGATGCTGCATTCCCCCAACTTTTTCGACAAAATCTCAGGGTATTTGAGCGAGTCTCCGGCGCAATCTGACAAGATAACATCCAGCTTATGCTCCCTAAGGCGTGCCATTAAACTCTCATGAGTCGACTCTATACAGGCTAAATTCATGGTTCCATCAGTGGGCAGCGCCGACAATAACACCCGACTCGCCAGTGCTTTAGATAAGACATCGGCGATACCCACCTCAAACAAGATGGAGGTGTCTTTTTGATAGTTCAAAATATCAAGCATTTCATAACTTAAATCGAACATCTTATCAGCGTAACGAAAGACTAACTCGCCAAGCTCGGTAGACTCAAGCCCTCGACCCACTCGGTTAAATAAACTGCCATTAAGGCGTGCTTCCAAGGCTTTTATCTGCCCAGAAATAGTATGAGGTGCAAGACAAAGGGCTTGAGCAGCTTTAGTCACGCTGCCCTTTTTTTTCACCATCCAAAAATAATAAAGATGATTATAATTAATGTGTTGCATTGTCACTTAAGAAACTCCTGCTGATAACATCAACTCCCATTGCACTTAAGCACTGTGTCTAAAAACAATTTCAATTCTTCAAGGTTGGTAATGGTATTCAATGCCAATTGTTCTTCCAGCGCCGCAGCAATATCAAGGGCCTCATCGGCGCTGTGACTGCAATGGGCTGAATGGGCTTTTTTATATCGATTACCTGCTCGAAACTTGAGTGCTCTCGCTTCAAAATCATCAACAGCCAGCGTCCCCGTACTGCCTTGTGGGGCATAGAGTAAGGCTGAGTCAACAAGGCCTGCAATATAACTTTGACAACTTTTACTGCTGACATCCGTTTTACAAAAGCTCAACTCTTGAGAGTAAGCAAGATTCGTTACTGATAAGAGCATAAAAAGACTAACTATTCTTGTTTTCATCTGTTTCTCCTTTATCGTCATTTAACACTTTAGTTAACCAAAAATAGGCGATACTGGCTGATAACATAGAGCCCACTAAGGTGCCCAGTCTGGCATAATTTCCAACATCCACCGCCGAATGTTCAAATGCCAGCGAAGAGATAAATATCGACATGGTAAAACCCACCCCACAGAGTACGGCGACGGCTGATATTTGCTGCCAGTTAACCCCTTGCGGCAAACTTGCCCACTTAAGTTTGACTGCGGCATAACTAAACAGCAGCACACCTAGGGGTTTACCCAGCAAGAGTCCCAGCATCACACCTAAAGCGGCAGGCTCTGCCAATGACGCCAGACTCATGCCCGATAAAGAAAGCCCAGCATTAGCGAAGGCAAACAGGGGCAATATCATGAATGTGCTCCAAGGATGCAGGCTATGTTCTAGATAGCGCGAGGGTGACTCTTCACCAGGTTTCACCTTTAATGGAATACAGAAGGCAATGACAACGCCAGCTAAGGTTGCATGGACCCCAGACTTAAGCACGGCAATCCATAGCAGTAAACCTAGCAAGGCATAAGGCGTCAGGGTACGCACACCTTTAAGGTTTAAAATAACCATGGAGCCAATGGCAATTGCGGCGATAACTAGGCTGGTGATGGATAGATCTGAGCTATAAAATAGGGCGATAATCACGATTACGCCTATGTCATCTATGATGGCAAGCGCCAACAAAAAGACTTTAAGGGCCACGGGAACCCGATTACCTAATAAGGCTAATACCCCTAAGGCAAAGGCGATGTCTGTGGCCGCCGGTATGGCCCAACCATTTTGGGTGGCTTCATTGCCAAAGTTAAATCCAAGATACACTAAGGCAGGAAACACCATGCCGCCAATGGCCGCAAAGGTGGGTAAGGATGCCTTAGACACACTGGATAATGCCCCTTCGACTAATTCGCGTTTAACTTCTAAGCCAATCAGTAAAAAAAATAGCGCCATCAAGCCATCATTCACCCACAGCAATAAGGGTTTATTAATGTCCAGTTGGCCAAATCTAACTTGCACAGGCGTATCGAGAAAGCCTTGATATAGGCCGGCTAAAGGAGAGTTAGCGAGGAGCATCGCCATCGCCACTGCCAGCATAAGTAATATGCCGCCACTGGATTCTTGGCTAAGAAACGCTTTGATTTTTTGTACCATAAACACCTCAAATAAATAATCACTTGAGTCTAGTCTAGAGTAAGAACAAAAGATAATCGTAAGTAACGTGACAACTTATCGATAATACCGATAAGTTGTCATATTATTTGAGCAAAGCAGAATTGTGCAGCTAGATGGCCACAGGCGCTTTAATGTGTGGGTGAGGCTGATAATTAACCAACTCAAAATCATCGAATTGATAATCAAAAATCGATTCTGGCTTACGTAATATATTCATTTGTGGCAGGGCATGAGGCTCGCGACTTAGCTGCAGCTTAGTCTGTTCCATATGATTGGAATACAAGTGGGTATCACCGCCAGTCCAGACAAAATCACCCAAGGCGAGATCGCACTGTTGAGCGACCATCATGGTCAACAAGGCATAACTGGCAATATTAAAGGGCAGTCCTAAGAAGACATCACAGCTTCGTTGATACAGCTGGCAAGACAACTTGCCATCGGCGACATAAAACTGGAACAAGGCATGACAAGGCGCTAATGCCATTTTATCCAGTTCGCCCACATTCCATGCCGAGACGATTAGGCGTCTCGAATCTGGCTGAGTCTTGATTTGTTCTATGATCTGGCTGATTTGATCCACCGCCTTACCGGATTGGGTCGGCCAGCTGCGCCACTGAGCGCCATACACTGGGCCCAAATTGCCTTTATCATCGGCCCATTCATCCCAAATACTCACATTATGCTCATGTAGATACGCCACATTGGTGTCGCCCTGCAGAAACCATAGCAGCTCATGTATGATAGAACGTAGGTGACACTTTTTAGTGGTAACTAAGGGGAACCCTTGATTTAAATCGAAGCGCATCTGATAGCCAAAGACTGAACGAGTGCCCGTTCCGGTTCTATCTGTTTTCACCGCGCCATGGGCCAGTATGTGCTCCATTAATGCTAGATATTGCTTCATCGCCTTCGCCCTTTTTTACTCAAAAATTACTAAAAAGTGTCTATCAACATAGCTTATGTTTTTAACGTATTTATATCACTTACATTACCGCGACGTTAACCTGCGCTAATGAGCTTAATCCCTACCAAGACTAATAGTATCGCGAACAGCTTCTTAAGCACAGGTGTCGGCCAAAGACTTGCTGCTTTTACGCCCAAAGGCGCAGCCAGCATGGAGGTTATCACTATCCCAAGCAGTGCTGGCAAGTATATGTAGCCTAATGAATAATCAGGTAAATGTGTGGCATCAAAACCTGCAACCACATACCCTAAGGATCCACTTAAGGCGATAAGAAAACCCGTGGCTGAGGATAAGCCCACCGCTTGGCGCATGGCGAGGCCAAAATAGCTCAACAGGGGCACCATAAGTACCCCGCCCCCTATGCCCATCATCCCAGCCAAGAGCGCGATGACCACACTCAAGCCAAATAATACTTGTCCGCTGGGTAAGCCTCGCCCAGCTTGTGGCTTAATGGGGAATGCCATTTGCAGCGCCATTAGAATAACGAAGATGGCGAACACTTGTTGCAAGGCGGCAGAGGATATCTGCTCAGAAATAAAGCCCGCCATCAAGGCCCCGAGTATAATTCCCGGCATTATGGTGTTAAATAAAGGCCAAGGAATATTGGCTCTTTTATGGTGGGCACTGGCCGCGGACATTGAGGTTAATATGATAGAGGCAAGTGAAGTGGCAATGGCCATGTGGGTCAGCTGTTGGCTCTCAACCCCGACCCAGGGAAGCAAATACAGCAATGCCGGCACTATGATCAAGCCGCCACCTATCCCAAGTAATCCGGCCAAAAAACCCACCACGGCACCTAGGGCTAAACATATAAGGAATACGGTAAACATCTGGGTTAGCTGGCCTCTGTGGTTATTTTTGTAGTTTTTGTTCTTTCTGCTAGTTTGGCAATTTATGTTAGTTTGGCAATTTATGTGAGGGCATTCGCCTAGCTAACGCCCTAAATCCAGCGGCCGTTATTCCAACAACCAGGCGAGCTCCTGCTGGGTTAAAAATTCAATCAGTTTTGCTCGCACTTGTTGGCCGTTCGGCAGGCGTAAAACCGTATCCAGCAGCACTCGCAGTTCATCGCGCTGCACTCGCCTGAGTAAGTAGTTGATTTTACCTAGGCTTGCATGGTTCATACTGAGTTTGTCATAGCCCATGGCAATAAGCAGCAAGGCCCCTAGTGGCTCACCGGCTAACTCACCACAAATGCTGATATCTAGCCCCAAGCGCCGACAATCATCTAAGGCGCGTTTAAGCGCCCGCAATATGCCTGGATGGTAGCTGTCAAATAATGCGCTGACATTGGGATTGTTTCTGTCTACTGCCAACAAGTATTGGGTTAAATCATTGCTGCCCACTGAAACAAAATCGACCCGAGTGGCCACATCATCCAATTGATATAACAGCGCCGGCACTTCAAGCATGATGCCTATACTAGGTTTAACAATTTTAGCGTCACACTCGCTTTTAAGCTCTTGATAAGCCTGCTCTAAATAACCTACTGCTTGATCGATTTCATCAAGGTTACTCACCATAGGCAACAAAATCTGCAATTGTGTGCCGACGCCTCCCGCCTGGATCATCGCCCTTAATTGCATCAATAGCAGTTCGGGATGATCCAAGGATAGCCGAATACCGCGCCAGCCAAGAAAAGGGTTGTCTTCATTAATGGGGAAATAAGGCAGCGGCTTATCACCGCCCACATCTAAGGTTCGCATCACCACAGGACGTGTCCCTGCCGCATCGAGCACTTGTCGGTATACCTTGATTTGCTCTTGCTCGCTTGGAAATCGTTGATGCAACATAAACAGAATTTCGGTGCGATAAAGCCCTATGCCATCGGCGCCTTGCACCACATCATCGGCTAAACCGCTCAAAAGCCCAGCATTTAAAAACAATTGGGTTTTATGCCCATCCAAGGTCTCACAAGGGTTAGCCAGTTCATCTTGAAACTGCTTCTGCTTGGCTTTGTCGATTGAGATCAGGTTACGGTATTCGTTGATGATAGCCGGGGATGGTGCCACCAACAGCTGACCTCGAGTGGCATTAAGCACCAATAGCTGACTGTCTATGTCAGTAGCCAGCACTTGCTCGACGCCTATCATAGCAGGCACACCTAAGGCCCTCGCCAAGATAGCCGCGTGAGCATTTACGCCGCCAAGCTCTGTGACTATGCCCGCCAGTTTTTGCCTAGGGAACTCAGCCAAAAGCGTCGCATCTATCTCTTTGGCTACTAAGATAACCGGTTTATCAGGCTCAAGGGCTAAGCGGCCAGGTTCAATCAATAGCCTTAAAATACGCTGACCTAATTCACGTATGTCATTGGCGCGCTCCTTAAGATAAGGATCGGCCATAG includes:
- the nhaA gene encoding Na+/H+ antiporter NhaA, yielding MVQKIKAFLSQESSGGILLMLAVAMAMLLANSPLAGLYQGFLDTPVQVRFGQLDINKPLLLWVNDGLMALFFLLIGLEVKRELVEGALSSVSKASLPTFAAIGGMVFPALVYLGFNFGNEATQNGWAIPAATDIAFALGVLALLGNRVPVALKVFLLALAIIDDIGVIVIIALFYSSDLSITSLVIAAIAIGSMVILNLKGVRTLTPYALLGLLLWIAVLKSGVHATLAGVVIAFCIPLKVKPGEESPSRYLEHSLHPWSTFMILPLFAFANAGLSLSGMSLASLAEPAALGVMLGLLLGKPLGVLLFSYAAVKLKWASLPQGVNWQQISAVAVLCGVGFTMSIFISSLAFEHSAVDVGNYARLGTLVGSMLSASIAYFWLTKVLNDDKGETDENKNS
- the thyA gene encoding thymidylate synthase, yielding MKQYLALMEHILAHGAVKTDRTGTGTRSVFGYQMRFDLNQGFPLVTTKKCHLRSIIHELLWFLQGDTNVAYLHEHNVSIWDEWADDKGNLGPVYGAQWRSWPTQSGKAVDQISQIIEQIKTQPDSRRLIVSAWNVGELDKMALAPCHALFQFYVADGKLSCQLYQRSCDVFLGLPFNIASYALLTMMVAQQCDLALGDFVWTGGDTHLYSNHMEQTKLQLSREPHALPQMNILRKPESIFDYQFDDFELVNYQPHPHIKAPVAI
- a CDS encoding sulfite exporter TauE/SafE family protein, which gives rise to MFTVFLICLALGAVVGFLAGLLGIGGGLIIVPALLYLLPWVGVESQQLTHMAIATSLASIILTSMSAASAHHKRANIPWPLFNTIMPGIILGALMAGFISEQISSAALQQVFAIFVILMALQMAFPIKPQAGRGLPSGQVLFGLSVVIALLAGMMGIGGGVLMVPLLSYFGLAMRQAVGLSSATGFLIALSGSLGYVVAGFDATHLPDYSLGYIYLPALLGIVITSMLAAPLGVKAASLWPTPVLKKLFAILLVLVGIKLISAG
- a CDS encoding succinate dehydrogenase assembly factor 2 codes for the protein MELMNIARVRWACRRGMLELDVLFQPFVEAQYQDLSDQDKLDFIRLLTCEDPELFAWFMGHEQCPDSDLARMVIKVRGRAAP
- a CDS encoding protein YgfX, whose translation is MHYSFSLKSSRIQQGFLFGFGCLCFTSLWFWPSIDNVIYLGIRVLTGLIILSVFAYQGYRLTQWRWDIRLDSAGAGELRQCLALESQSFIQDKPAIVTPVMCVLFLTLSSEQGKDKASSQKRLLAVFVDMLNDTDYRHLCRILSSSAIR
- the nhaR gene encoding transcriptional activator NhaR; translation: MQHINYNHLYYFWMVKKKGSVTKAAQALCLAPHTISGQIKALEARLNGSLFNRVGRGLESTELGELVFRYADKMFDLSYEMLDILNYQKDTSILFEVGIADVLSKALASRVLLSALPTDGTMNLACIESTHESLMARLREHKLDVILSDCAGDSLKYPEILSKKLGECSISFYSASELNTAFPACLEEQGLLLPSKNTSVGQQLHRWFAEQSLTVRIAGEFDDAAMMKAFGFFNKGIFVAPSIYRHDILSQGMVLLGEAADIKEEYHLIFAERMIQHAGVKRLLTTDFSDVFSGVATLHQQI
- the ptsP gene encoding phosphoenolpyruvate--protein phosphotransferase, encoding MLKTLRDITQAVAAATSLESALSLLVSQTRLAMSTQCCSIYLVEYQALSSEAAATLTQTFINQTSSISHQSTPSEPVLVLSATEGLAPSSVGRVSMPITQGLVGLVAEREEAINLADARLHPRFKLFPEVEEEEYRAFLAVPIIYQQQVLGVIVVQQADLRQFDEGEEAFLMTLAAQLAVVLRGLKNKAAVTNVQQKVVFKGTMAASGIAIAHAYVLGGAIPLEQPQLRCQDPVVESLRLNSAIVRCRDSISSLSQKFEREQANEVSSIFSALLSLLDNESLAGEYLKEVSQGWQAETAVSRVSLNYIQQFMAMADPYLKERANDIRELGQRILRLLIEPGRLALEPDKPVILVAKEIDATLLAEFPRQKLAGIVTELGGVNAHAAILARALGVPAMIGVEQVLATDIDSQLLVLNATRGQLLVAPSPAIINEYRNLISIDKAKQKQFQDELANPCETLDGHKTQLFLNAGLLSGLADDVVQGADGIGLYRTEILFMLHQRFPSEQEQIKVYRQVLDAAGTRPVVMRTLDVGGDKPLPYFPINEDNPFLGWRGIRLSLDHPELLLMQLRAMIQAGGVGTQLQILLPMVSNLDEIDQAVGYLEQAYQELKSECDAKIVKPSIGIMLEVPALLYQLDDVATRVDFVSVGSNDLTQYLLAVDRNNPNVSALFDSYHPGILRALKRALDDCRRLGLDISICGELAGEPLGALLLIAMGYDKLSMNHASLGKINYLLRRVQRDELRVLLDTVLRLPNGQQVRAKLIEFLTQQELAWLLE